One Citrobacter amalonaticus genomic window carries:
- a CDS encoding SDR family NAD(P)-dependent oxidoreductase, with the protein MGLLTGKKAFITGAEQGIGKESAKKLIEAGCDIYIHYFSGEEGPRELIALAEQQGCRAACGFADLTDEEDAARCVAQAAEFLGGIDILVNNVGGIIARKWLGEIEPHFWRTVIDVNMTTMLNVTQQALPWLKAAPDGASIVNLASLAGRSGGHAGSLVYSTTKGAVLTWTRSLAAELGEHGIRVNAVAPGLILGTRFHDQHTTQASADQTIQAIPLGRAGTPEDVARVICFLASEYDGFVSGATIDINGGIYRA; encoded by the coding sequence ATGGGATTATTAACGGGTAAAAAAGCGTTTATTACAGGCGCAGAACAAGGCATTGGTAAAGAGAGCGCGAAAAAACTGATTGAGGCGGGATGCGATATTTATATTCATTATTTCAGTGGCGAAGAAGGCCCACGGGAATTAATCGCGCTCGCCGAACAACAGGGCTGTCGGGCGGCCTGCGGTTTCGCCGATTTAACCGATGAAGAAGACGCTGCCCGCTGTGTGGCGCAGGCGGCGGAATTCCTCGGCGGTATCGATATTCTGGTCAATAACGTCGGCGGCATTATTGCCCGCAAATGGCTGGGTGAGATTGAGCCCCATTTCTGGCGCACGGTGATCGACGTCAATATGACGACGATGCTGAATGTCACTCAGCAGGCATTACCGTGGCTGAAGGCCGCGCCAGATGGCGCCAGTATTGTCAATCTGGCCTCTCTGGCCGGACGCTCTGGCGGCCATGCGGGCTCTCTGGTCTACTCCACGACTAAAGGCGCAGTGCTGACCTGGACTCGCTCGCTTGCCGCTGAGCTCGGTGAACACGGTATCCGCGTCAATGCCGTTGCGCCTGGCTTGATTCTCGGCACGCGTTTTCATGATCAGCACACCACGCAGGCCTCTGCCGACCAGACAATCCAGGCCATTCCTCTGGGAAGAGCGGGCACGCCGGAAGATGTGGCAAGGGTCATCTGTTTCCTCGCCTCTGAATATGATGGCTTCGTTTCCGGCGCCACCATCGACATTAACGGCGGTATCTACCGGGCATAA
- a CDS encoding EAL domain-containing protein: MEIFNNFSANDDEEKVIKALIYFCRLSGSRCMVSGIDSQSDYDELISMGVDDFQGPIISESKMEGDLTQLFIRGG, translated from the coding sequence ATGGAAATTTTTAATAATTTTTCAGCAAATGACGATGAAGAGAAAGTCATTAAAGCCCTGATCTATTTTTGTCGGCTCTCGGGGAGTCGTTGTATGGTTAGTGGAATTGACAGTCAATCTGACTATGATGAGCTGATCTCGATGGGAGTTGATGACTTTCAGGGGCCGATAATTTCTGAATCAAAGATGGAAGGCGATCTCACGCAATTGTTTATTCGTGGAGGTTAG
- a CDS encoding VOC family protein: protein MRNKKRCLGYVAIVVDDYDLAIEYYTKKLGFTLIEDTPQPGKRWVVVSPNAESDTHLLLAKASTPRQEDFIGNQCGGRVFLFLQTDNFWQDFHAMKAAGVHFCEEPREEEYGMVVVFEDIYGNRWDLYQNA, encoded by the coding sequence TTGAGAAATAAAAAAAGATGTCTGGGATATGTGGCGATTGTTGTTGATGATTACGATCTGGCTATTGAATATTACACTAAAAAGCTTGGTTTCACGCTGATTGAAGATACTCCTCAACCCGGAAAACGTTGGGTGGTCGTTAGCCCAAACGCAGAGAGCGATACCCATCTTCTGTTGGCAAAAGCGTCAACACCTCGCCAGGAGGATTTTATTGGAAATCAATGCGGCGGCCGGGTCTTTCTTTTTTTACAAACCGATAATTTCTGGCAGGATTTTCACGCAATGAAAGCGGCTGGCGTTCACTTTTGTGAAGAACCCCGAGAAGAGGAATACGGAATGGTTGTTGTCTTTGAAGATATTTATGGGAATCGTTGGGATTTATATCAAAACGCCTGA
- the ehaB gene encoding autotransporter adhesin EhaB, whose translation MHTWKTKLAVSKIALACTLAITSQANASTDISGTRYNTFVHYNDETHADGVYFQGYVGWNNYAADSLYNGNIYPEINNATVNGVISTYYLNSGVAGDTNPNSLTIKNSTIHGMITSQCMTTDCAERETGYVYDRLSLTVDNSTIDDNFEHYTYNGTHADGSPDTHVVDVYGLGTAITLDQEVDLTIKNNSRVAGITLTQGYEWADTDDNTVSTGVDSDEVFNNNINVTDSTVTSGSWSDEGTSGWFGNTNNAGDYSGTGTMNPDDFAISAIANPNADNAMQTTVNLNNSTLLGDVFFSSNFDENFFPNGADSYRDTDSAVDTNGWDGTDRMDVTLNNGSKWVGAAISAHQVDTDGDGVYDGFELGTEATATLLDIAANSLWPWSTYGVENGDTAYSEGDHVAGNGVYQSGLFNVTLNGGSQWDTTKLSLIDSLSINSGSVVNVADSTLISDTIALTGGAALNINEDGHVATDSLSINNSTVTLADDVAAGWGTNNAALYANTINVTNDGVLDVGNSTAYALQTDTLNLTSSTDANGNVHAGVFNIHSNNFVLDADLTNDRTRDTSQVNYGYGVIAMNSDGHMTVSGNGDAETTATGNYKVRIDNATGEGSIADYKGKELIYVNDRNSTATFSAANKADLGAYTYQAQQQGNSVVMQQTRLTDYANMALSIPSANTNIWNLQQDTVGTRLTNSRHGLTDNGGAWVSYFGGGFSADNDTIRYDQDVNGIMVGVDSNVDGNYAKWTVGAAAGFAKGDIKDRTGKVDQDSQSAYLYTSAYFANNIFVDGNLSYSHFSNDLTANMSNGQHVSGDSSSDAWGFGLKLGYDWKPSDAAYVTPYAGISGLFQSGDDYRLSNKMKVDSQSYDSMRYELGVDTGYTFTYSEDQALTPYFKLAYVYDDSDNDAKVNGDSIDNGVKGSAVRVGLGTQFSFTKNFSAYSDVNYLGGGDVDQDWAANVGVKYTW comes from the coding sequence ATGCATACATGGAAAACGAAACTTGCTGTATCAAAAATAGCATTGGCCTGCACGCTGGCAATCACTTCTCAGGCAAATGCGTCAACGGATATCTCTGGAACCCGATACAATACATTCGTCCATTATAATGACGAAACGCATGCGGATGGGGTGTATTTTCAGGGCTATGTTGGCTGGAATAATTACGCTGCTGATAGCTTGTATAATGGAAATATTTATCCGGAAATCAACAATGCAACGGTAAATGGTGTCATCTCTACCTACTATCTGAACAGTGGCGTTGCAGGTGATACGAACCCCAATAGTCTGACAATCAAGAACAGTACTATCCATGGGATGATTACCTCTCAATGCATGACTACGGATTGCGCTGAGCGCGAGACGGGGTATGTGTACGATCGTCTTTCTCTGACGGTTGATAACTCCACTATTGACGATAATTTCGAACATTACACCTATAACGGCACACATGCCGACGGTTCGCCGGATACGCATGTTGTTGATGTTTACGGCCTTGGCACCGCTATTACGCTGGACCAGGAAGTCGATTTAACCATTAAAAATAATTCTCGTGTCGCGGGTATTACGCTGACGCAGGGGTACGAGTGGGCAGATACTGACGACAACACGGTCAGCACCGGGGTTGATAGCGATGAAGTCTTCAACAATAACATCAATGTCACTGATTCAACGGTAACATCAGGTTCATGGTCTGATGAGGGCACATCAGGCTGGTTTGGCAACACCAATAATGCTGGCGATTACAGCGGCACGGGTACGATGAATCCTGACGATTTTGCGATTTCCGCTATCGCAAATCCGAACGCAGATAACGCTATGCAGACCACTGTTAACCTCAACAATTCAACGCTGTTAGGTGACGTTTTCTTCTCCAGTAACTTTGACGAGAACTTCTTCCCGAACGGTGCAGATAGCTATCGTGATACCGATTCAGCGGTAGACACCAACGGTTGGGATGGCACCGATCGTATGGATGTGACGTTGAACAACGGCAGTAAGTGGGTGGGGGCGGCGATCTCTGCGCATCAGGTTGATACTGATGGCGATGGCGTTTATGACGGATTTGAATTGGGCACCGAAGCGACCGCAACCCTGCTCGATATTGCCGCGAACAGCCTGTGGCCATGGTCTACCTACGGGGTTGAAAATGGCGACACGGCGTACAGCGAAGGTGACCACGTCGCGGGCAACGGCGTTTATCAGAGTGGCCTGTTCAACGTCACGCTCAACGGGGGTTCACAGTGGGATACCACGAAACTCTCTCTGATTGATTCGCTGAGCATCAACAGTGGGTCAGTGGTGAACGTTGCCGATTCTACGCTGATTTCTGACACTATCGCGTTGACCGGTGGTGCGGCACTGAACATCAATGAAGACGGTCATGTCGCGACCGATTCTCTGTCAATTAACAACAGTACCGTCACTCTGGCTGATGATGTCGCTGCAGGTTGGGGTACCAATAATGCCGCTCTGTATGCCAACACCATCAACGTGACCAATGACGGTGTTCTGGATGTCGGTAACAGCACCGCATACGCACTGCAGACGGATACGCTGAACCTGACCAGCTCGACCGATGCGAATGGCAATGTCCACGCGGGTGTCTTCAACATTCATAGCAACAACTTTGTGTTGGATGCAGACCTGACCAACGATCGTACCCGGGACACCTCTCAGGTGAACTATGGTTACGGTGTTATCGCGATGAATTCCGATGGACACATGACCGTTAGTGGCAATGGCGATGCTGAGACGACAGCGACCGGTAACTATAAAGTGCGTATTGATAACGCCACCGGCGAAGGTTCCATTGCGGATTACAAAGGTAAAGAGCTGATCTATGTCAACGACCGGAACAGCACGGCAACCTTCTCTGCCGCGAACAAGGCTGACCTTGGCGCGTATACCTATCAGGCTCAGCAGCAAGGCAACTCTGTTGTTATGCAGCAGACGAGACTGACTGACTACGCCAACATGGCGCTGAGCATTCCGTCGGCGAACACCAACATCTGGAATCTGCAACAGGATACCGTCGGAACACGCCTGACCAACTCCCGTCATGGTCTGACGGATAACGGCGGCGCATGGGTCAGCTACTTCGGCGGTGGTTTTAGCGCCGACAACGACACCATTCGCTACGACCAGGATGTTAACGGCATCATGGTGGGTGTGGATAGCAACGTTGACGGTAACTACGCGAAGTGGACTGTCGGTGCGGCGGCAGGCTTTGCGAAGGGCGACATCAAAGATCGTACCGGTAAGGTGGATCAGGACAGCCAGTCGGCTTACCTCTACACCTCGGCGTACTTTGCAAACAACATCTTTGTTGATGGTAACCTGAGCTATTCACACTTCAGCAACGATCTGACTGCCAACATGAGCAATGGTCAGCACGTTAGTGGTGACAGTTCCTCTGACGCCTGGGGCTTTGGTCTGAAACTGGGCTATGACTGGAAACCTTCTGATGCGGCCTACGTGACGCCGTATGCCGGCATCTCTGGTCTGTTCCAGTCTGGTGATGATTATCGTCTGAGCAACAAGATGAAAGTGGATAGCCAGTCTTACGACAGCATGCGTTATGAGCTGGGCGTAGATACAGGTTACACCTTCACTTACAGTGAAGATCAGGCGCTGACGCCTTACTTCAAGCTGGCTTACGTTTACGATGATTCTGACAACGATGCCAAGGTGAATGGCGATTCTATCGATAACGGCGTTAAAGGTTCTGCGGTACGTGTTGGACTGGGTACTCAGTTCAGCTTTACCAAAAACTTCAGTGCTTACAGCGATGTGAATTACCTCGGTGGCGGTGATGTTGATCAGGACTGGGCTGCAAACGTGGGGGTTAAATATACCTGGTAA
- a CDS encoding LacI family DNA-binding transcriptional regulator has product MANIRDVAKHAGVSVSTVSNVLNGRTDQMRAETLARIQQSMQTLNYFPNRVAQQLKTGQAKMIGLLVPSIVNPSFAALAREVDLAAKKRQLRVLIGNTYRQIEEEEAFLDDMFSHGVRGIIVAACDIEKAHFARAAEQGMVMVNYDGRMPVRAPSDHFALDSVSMDNIDAGRMAAEHLIAQGCRRLAFATVEGMTPSRAHKIEGFLRAVQEHGLYRDGMIVEGQAMAAYGDTEMTELGRALALKISQQPAFPDGIVAINDALGIGLMAGLHQAGIQVPEQISIVGIDNIPLSGLVFPGLTSIMPPLREMAEVMVERLIERTENSAIPPEEFLFPPSLVSRQSVR; this is encoded by the coding sequence ATGGCGAATATTCGTGATGTTGCAAAGCATGCTGGCGTTTCCGTCAGTACGGTATCCAATGTGCTCAACGGTCGGACCGATCAAATGCGGGCTGAAACTCTGGCGCGTATCCAGCAGAGCATGCAGACGCTCAATTACTTTCCAAACCGGGTGGCGCAACAGCTCAAGACCGGTCAGGCCAAAATGATTGGTCTGCTGGTGCCGTCCATTGTGAATCCCAGCTTTGCCGCCCTGGCCCGTGAAGTCGATCTGGCCGCTAAAAAGCGCCAACTGCGGGTGCTGATTGGAAATACCTACCGACAGATTGAAGAAGAAGAAGCCTTTCTGGACGATATGTTTTCCCACGGCGTCCGCGGGATTATCGTTGCCGCCTGCGATATCGAAAAAGCGCATTTTGCGCGAGCGGCAGAGCAGGGCATGGTGATGGTGAACTATGATGGCCGTATGCCTGTGCGTGCTCCGTCGGATCATTTTGCGCTGGACAGCGTATCCATGGATAACATTGATGCCGGGCGAATGGCAGCAGAACACCTGATCGCACAGGGGTGCCGTCGCCTCGCGTTTGCCACGGTGGAAGGGATGACCCCCAGCCGGGCGCACAAAATCGAGGGCTTTCTCCGCGCGGTGCAGGAGCACGGGCTTTATCGCGATGGGATGATCGTTGAAGGCCAGGCCATGGCGGCCTATGGCGACACGGAAATGACAGAACTCGGACGGGCACTGGCGTTAAAAATCAGCCAGCAGCCGGCGTTCCCGGATGGCATCGTGGCGATCAACGATGCGCTGGGCATTGGGCTGATGGCCGGTTTGCATCAGGCCGGGATCCAGGTGCCGGAACAAATCTCTATTGTGGGCATCGACAATATTCCGCTCTCCGGACTGGTTTTCCCCGGTCTGACTTCTATCATGCCGCCGCTTCGGGAGATGGCAGAGGTGATGGTCGAGCGGTTGATTGAGCGGACCGAAAATTCGGCCATTCCGCCAGAGGAGTTTCTGTTCCCTCCGTCGCTGGTTTCCCGACAATCGGTACGATAA
- a CDS encoding tyrosine-type recombinase/integrase — protein MAIKNNQYLFQSHCGIWVFQIFVPKYMRHIFDNKRAWRKSTGTKDIDKARHFRNHMLIEFNNLKAMLNPDREDIRIQNALSVLHSTVKQAKSVPTAIGPVPTLATVRDEYMTVYSERRAFSTLSKSARAVEVFLQSIGKVDIGLNKIGRRAVTDFIEGQQSKLAPQTIQNWLTSLGSLYEFAKRRYDAIPDSNPFHGHNLEARRTIESYQPFEADQLVTLIREADDVLRDVILIGLYSGMRLDEIASIKRDEIVMLEGVRCFFVSKSKTVAGVRYVPIHSLLIGIIDKHLANNSGEYLLAQSNNIIRKDGKRGPWYSQKFTRLRDSTLPTATDRQCFHSLRGMFITCLDRAGVPEQRIGAITGHTEQKAKTEAFRTYSKGAGMEELSGYVELVSYDNIE, from the coding sequence ATGGCTATCAAGAACAATCAGTATCTTTTTCAAAGTCATTGCGGGATCTGGGTTTTCCAAATCTTCGTACCAAAGTACATGCGCCACATATTCGACAACAAACGAGCCTGGAGAAAGTCCACCGGGACGAAGGATATCGACAAGGCGCGACACTTCAGAAATCACATGCTGATTGAGTTCAACAACCTGAAAGCGATGTTGAACCCTGATCGGGAAGATATCCGCATCCAGAATGCGCTCTCCGTCCTCCACTCCACTGTAAAACAGGCAAAGAGTGTACCAACGGCAATTGGCCCCGTCCCAACGCTGGCAACTGTCCGTGATGAATACATGACGGTTTATAGTGAACGCCGGGCATTCTCTACCCTAAGCAAATCAGCGAGGGCCGTAGAAGTGTTTCTCCAGAGTATTGGGAAAGTTGATATTGGTTTGAACAAGATCGGACGTAGGGCCGTCACAGACTTCATCGAGGGCCAACAATCGAAGCTAGCGCCTCAGACTATCCAGAACTGGCTAACCTCTTTAGGAAGCCTGTACGAGTTCGCCAAACGTCGATATGACGCAATCCCAGACAGTAACCCGTTTCACGGTCACAACCTCGAAGCACGGCGCACAATTGAAAGTTATCAACCGTTTGAAGCCGATCAACTGGTAACCCTTATCAGAGAAGCGGATGACGTTCTACGCGATGTCATATTGATTGGGCTGTATTCAGGAATGCGACTTGATGAGATCGCCAGCATCAAACGGGATGAAATTGTAATGTTGGAGGGTGTCAGATGTTTCTTTGTCAGCAAGTCCAAGACTGTAGCAGGGGTGCGGTACGTTCCGATCCACTCTCTTCTAATCGGCATTATTGATAAACATCTGGCAAATAACAGCGGAGAATATCTGCTGGCACAGTCAAACAATATCATTCGGAAGGATGGTAAACGGGGACCGTGGTACAGCCAGAAGTTCACCCGGCTACGTGACAGCACATTGCCCACAGCTACAGATCGGCAGTGTTTCCACAGCTTGCGGGGAATGTTCATCACCTGTTTAGACCGTGCAGGAGTACCAGAACAGCGGATCGGGGCCATCACCGGACACACAGAGCAGAAAGCGAAAACCGAAGCATTCAGGACGTACAGCAAAGGCGCGGGAATGGAAGAGCTATCGGGATATGTGGAGTTGGTAAGTTACGATAATATAGAGTAA
- a CDS encoding RbsD/FucU family protein: MIKSDIIHPDLLQALAQCGHKANILITDANYSFLTNTSAQARIIWLNFTPGMIGSVVIMEKILGYINVEKATLMASPADFDNTVEREYRGLLSEAIEVEHVERNAFYSLAKSSDTILVIASGETRRFANILLTVAPTLV, translated from the coding sequence ATGATCAAGTCAGATATTATTCATCCTGATTTATTACAGGCGCTGGCACAGTGCGGACACAAGGCGAATATTTTAATCACCGATGCCAATTACTCTTTTTTAACCAATACTTCTGCGCAGGCACGGATTATCTGGCTTAATTTCACTCCAGGGATGATCGGGAGTGTCGTCATTATGGAGAAAATCCTCGGCTATATTAATGTGGAAAAAGCCACGTTAATGGCAAGCCCGGCGGATTTTGATAATACGGTCGAGCGTGAATACCGCGGTCTGCTTTCTGAGGCAATCGAGGTTGAACATGTTGAACGTAACGCGTTTTATTCGCTGGCCAAATCGTCTGACACGATCCTGGTCATCGCCTCCGGCGAAACTCGCCGCTTCGCCAATATCCTGCTGACCGTAGCCCCAACGCTGGTATGA
- a CDS encoding helix-turn-helix domain-containing protein: MLSIAKPMAEFIKLDARLSSHGTHFDVSCKKQVLYFSELNNNKVVVIRSGTVSIRRGKTVLVGFAEAPIITGLANSLTEADANYQLMTEAKCSGYFLPASVGMKVIEENNLWREAFCWLAWHNRVMELRDLQLIGNNSYDQIRVTLMSMMEWDETLRNRVGVMNYIHQRTCISRSVVAEVLSALRKGGYIEMKQGKLIAVNHLPAEY; encoded by the coding sequence ATGCTGTCAATAGCGAAGCCAATGGCTGAATTTATCAAACTGGATGCACGTTTATCATCACACGGCACTCATTTTGATGTTTCATGCAAAAAACAGGTGCTTTACTTTAGCGAGTTGAACAACAACAAAGTTGTTGTTATTCGTTCGGGAACCGTTTCCATCCGTCGAGGGAAAACCGTACTGGTTGGTTTCGCGGAGGCTCCGATTATAACTGGGTTAGCAAATAGCCTCACTGAAGCCGATGCTAACTATCAATTAATGACGGAAGCGAAGTGTTCAGGGTATTTTCTTCCCGCCTCCGTCGGGATGAAAGTCATTGAAGAGAATAACCTGTGGCGTGAAGCTTTTTGCTGGCTGGCCTGGCATAACCGGGTTATGGAACTCCGTGACCTACAACTGATCGGTAATAATTCCTATGATCAGATTCGGGTTACGCTGATGTCGATGATGGAATGGGATGAGACGCTACGCAATCGTGTTGGCGTCATGAATTATATCCATCAGAGAACCTGTATTTCTCGTTCTGTGGTCGCTGAAGTTCTCTCGGCGTTGCGGAAGGGGGGGTATATTGAAATGAAACAAGGTAAATTGATCGCAGTGAATCATCTGCCCGCTGAGTACTGA
- a CDS encoding major capsid protein: protein MAVDFKSFERLDTVAAIKSVPAGNHLISDLGIFTGVNSTTPRAQVVDIVESQVAELEQVSRYGTEVNAIKMDKTILRDQELPHYATEADVKTEDWQSLVSPANPDQAQAVASVIAAKSVRMRDHHLETVEATLARALFQQKAKAAKTNDGDVDFNVVFDTAPLDFELDGSASANVYAQLAKIRRMLVKEYGASRAYLDKFFVFCSPDLYDALAGHPEVTSLITNKVAEAARGALIPVNTAGYDSFSIGNMTFILADDDRYEIEEGSGLFVPKFSSADRNPFKLVRGPASRNQDIAAKGVISPYYQKVMVDRYNMVTIHQESSHIPLVLRPSYLLNVKLK, encoded by the coding sequence ATGGCTGTGGATTTCAAAAGTTTTGAACGTCTCGACACCGTAGCGGCTATCAAGTCCGTTCCGGCTGGTAATCACCTGATCTCTGATCTGGGTATCTTCACTGGTGTTAACTCCACTACTCCACGTGCTCAGGTTGTGGACATTGTGGAAAGCCAGGTTGCAGAGCTTGAGCAGGTTTCACGCTACGGCACCGAAGTAAACGCCATCAAGATGGATAAAACCATTTTGCGTGATCAGGAGCTGCCGCATTACGCGACTGAAGCGGATGTGAAAACCGAAGATTGGCAATCTCTGGTAAGCCCGGCAAACCCGGATCAGGCTCAGGCGGTTGCGTCTGTCATTGCCGCTAAATCCGTGCGTATGCGTGATCACCACCTGGAGACCGTAGAGGCGACCCTTGCCCGCGCCCTGTTCCAACAGAAAGCGAAAGCGGCTAAGACAAACGATGGTGACGTCGATTTCAATGTCGTATTCGACACCGCCCCGCTTGACTTTGAACTGGACGGATCAGCATCAGCCAACGTCTATGCACAGCTTGCGAAGATTCGCCGCATGTTGGTTAAAGAGTACGGCGCATCCCGTGCTTATCTGGATAAGTTCTTCGTGTTCTGTTCCCCGGATCTGTATGACGCTCTGGCGGGTCATCCCGAGGTGACAAGCCTGATCACCAATAAGGTCGCAGAGGCCGCACGTGGTGCGCTGATCCCGGTTAACACAGCAGGCTATGACAGCTTCAGCATTGGCAACATGACTTTCATTCTGGCGGACGATGACCGCTACGAGATTGAAGAGGGTTCCGGCCTGTTCGTTCCTAAGTTCTCCAGTGCTGATCGTAACCCGTTCAAACTGGTGCGCGGCCCGGCTTCCCGTAATCAGGATATTGCCGCTAAAGGCGTGATCAGCCCGTACTACCAGAAAGTGATGGTTGACCGTTACAACATGGTAACCATCCATCAGGAATCAAGTCATATTCCTCTGGTACTGCGTCCGTCCTACCTGCTCAACGTTAAGTTGAAGTAA